A stretch of Leptolyngbya subtilissima AS-A7 DNA encodes these proteins:
- the hpsO gene encoding hormogonium polysaccharide biosynthesis glycosyltransferase HpsO: MRVLVLSHTYIVDLNREKLRALAQLSPEIEVVVGVPRRWQPGGVQNRLIVSEPLQAGNFRVQPLSNLSQNNQGLLTFGPDLVKLLREFRPHVIQVEQGAKALAYTQTITLNRLLGLKVKNVLFTWWNLPYQLKFPISALEAYNLRHTHGLVVGNQDGADILRDRGCTAPYQVMPQLGVDETLFRPQPQPELSQALAIASDAFVVGYCGRFVAEKGLLTLCDALATLCDHPQPWVWLLVGRGELRDTIQAKADGLGIGDRLRWVTDIPHDQVPNYINLMHTLVLPSETTNTFKTLTSKGWKEQFGHVLIEAMACAVPVIGSDSGEIPHVIDQSGLVFPEGNAPELANCLRLLLENPEQRQALAEAGHHRAMSRYTNRALAKQLLEFYREIGVEG, encoded by the coding sequence ATGCGTGTGCTCGTGCTCAGCCACACTTATATCGTTGACCTCAACCGCGAAAAGCTGCGCGCCCTAGCCCAGCTTTCCCCAGAGATAGAGGTAGTGGTGGGCGTTCCTCGCCGCTGGCAGCCCGGCGGCGTGCAAAACCGGCTAATTGTGTCTGAACCCCTCCAGGCGGGCAACTTTCGGGTGCAGCCCCTCAGCAATCTCAGCCAAAACAACCAAGGGTTGCTCACCTTTGGCCCCGATCTGGTTAAACTGCTGCGAGAATTTCGGCCCCACGTCATTCAGGTTGAGCAGGGAGCTAAAGCGCTGGCCTACACCCAAACCATTACCCTCAACCGCCTGCTGGGTCTTAAGGTCAAAAACGTTCTTTTCACCTGGTGGAACTTGCCCTACCAGCTCAAATTCCCCATCTCTGCCCTCGAAGCCTACAACCTGCGGCATACCCACGGTCTAGTGGTGGGCAACCAAGACGGGGCCGATATCTTGCGCGATCGCGGCTGCACTGCTCCCTACCAGGTGATGCCTCAGCTTGGTGTCGATGAAACCCTGTTCCGTCCCCAGCCCCAGCCAGAGTTGTCCCAGGCCCTAGCCATCGCCAGCGATGCCTTTGTGGTGGGCTACTGCGGTCGCTTTGTCGCAGAAAAGGGACTGCTGACTCTTTGCGATGCCCTGGCGACTCTGTGCGATCACCCACAACCTTGGGTGTGGCTGCTAGTGGGTCGGGGAGAGCTGCGGGATACCATTCAGGCCAAGGCTGATGGGTTGGGCATCGGCGATCGCCTCCGCTGGGTGACCGACATTCCCCACGATCAGGTCCCCAATTACATCAACCTCATGCACACCCTAGTGCTGCCCTCCGAAACCACCAATACCTTCAAAACCCTCACCTCCAAAGGCTGGAAAGAACAATTCGGCCACGTGCTGATCGAAGCCATGGCCTGCGCCGTCCCCGTGATTGGTTCCGACTCCGGCGAGATTCCCCACGTCATCGACCAGTCTGGCCTCGTCTTTCCCGAAGGCAATGCCCCTGAACTAGCCAATTGCCTTCGCCTCCTGCTGGAGAATCCCGAACAGCGGCAGGCCTTAGCAGAAGCAGGTCATCACCGCGCCATGAGCCGCTACACGAACCGGGCACTGGCGAAGCAGCTGTTGGAGTTTTACCGGGAGATTGGGGTCGAGGGATGA